The Oceanispirochaeta sp. DNA window ACGTACCCTGATCTGCCTCATTTGCGCTACATGGAGATATACCATTGTCGTCTGCACATTACTGTGGCCCAGAAGTTCTTTAATACTTTTCACATCCACTCCAGCCTCCAGAAGATGGGTTGCTAAGGAATGGCGCAGGCAGTGGCATGTTATGCGTCCTGAAAGACCTGCTTTTAAGACAGCATAGGATTGTTTTACAGTAGCCGGATGTTGCTCCCACCGTATCAGAAAATCCAGGATTCTTTTTCCAGGTTCAATGTCAGAATGCTTCCTGGAATAATCTATATAGAGTTCCAATATCCTAGTATAACTCTTAATAGTCCTGGGACTGTAATTTCTTATCTTCATTGCCGTTACAAACTGATTGACCAGCGAATGTTCATTACTCATAGGCTAACACTCCCTGGCTGTTATTACGCAA harbors:
- a CDS encoding tyrosine-type recombinase/integrase → MSNEHSLVNQFVTAMKIRNYSPRTIKSYTRILELYIDYSRKHSDIEPGKRILDFLIRWEQHPATVKQSYAVLKAGLSGRITCHCLRHSLATHLLEAGVDVKSIKELLGHSNVQTTMVYLHVAQMRQIRVRSPL